The genomic region AATCGTTACCGCGTTGATTTCATTGCGCGACCACTGCCGCATCAGATTGCCCGCATTCACATCGGGGCGGCTGCGGCGGTAACATTCCGCATATTCGATTTTAGCACCCCGCTCGGTGAGGGTATCGCCCAGCATCTCGCGACCACCATCACCACGGAAGATCACGATATGCTTGCCCGCCACGTCTTGCAGCTCAGGCATTTCCAGCAAATTCTCGCTATCAAAGCGGGCCGTCGGCGCGATGATTTTGTCGATACCGAAATGCTTGAGTTCGCGGCTGCTGCCGCGACCAATAGCAGCAATCTGCAAATTCGCCGGCAATTCGCGGCGCGACTTGATCAGGTTCATCGCCTTGTTTACCGCGTTAGGGCTGATGAAAATCGCCATATCCACTGCATCCAGCCGGTCTATCAATTCATACAGCGGCGCCAGATCAGCCGTATCCAGTATTTCCAGCACCGGAAATAATACCGGCTTGCCGTTCGCGGCAACAATGCGCTCTGCCAGCTCAACTGCCTGCTGCGCCGGGCGCGTTACCAGTATGCCCTTGCCGTTCAATCCGTTACTCATAATGATAGTTCCGCGAGTATCTTGCCCGCACCTTGTGCAATAAGTTGTTCGGCAAGTGCCGCGCCCAAGGCTTCCGCCTGATCGCGCGTACCACTGACACTGCCGCTGATGATACGACTACCGTCGACTTCAGCGACGAAACCGCGCAAATTCAAGCCGCCTTCTACAATTTCAGCATAGCCGCCCAGCGGTACCTGACAACTGCCGCCCAGCGTGCGGCTCATGCCACGCTCGGCACGTACGCAATCGGCGGTATCCGCATCATTCAGCGGCGCCAGCAGCGCAATCAGGTCGGCACGGTCGGCCAGGCACTCGATACCCAGCGCGCCCTGCCCCACTGCAGGCAGGCTTTGCTCAGGCGGCAATTCGGCACGGATACGCGCGCCCAGACCCAGACGTTTCAGGCCGGCCGCCGCCAGAATGATCGCATCGTACTGGCCCTCATCGAGCTTGCGCAAACGGGTCTGCACATTGCCACGCAAGGCACCAATAACCAGATGCGGGAAACGGGCACGCAACTGACTTTCGCGGCGCAGACTGGAGGTGCCGACACGCGCACCATGCGGCAATGCATCCAGACTGTCATAGTGATTGGATACCAGCGCATCGCGCGGATCTTCGCGCTCACCGATGGCCGCCAAGGTGAAACCCTCTGGCAAATTCATCGGCACGTCTTTCATCGAGTGCACCGCAATATCGGCGCGCCCTTCCAGCATGGCGGTTTCCAGCTCCTTGACGAACAGCCCCTTGCCACCAATCTTGCTCAGCGACACATCCAGAATCTGGTCGCCTTGCGTGGTCATGCCCAGTATCTGCACGACCATCTGGGGATAAAGCTCACGCAAACGCGCAGCAATGAACTCCGCTTGCCACATCGCTAATGCGCTTTCACGGGACGCAATGACCAATTGGGAGGGTAGAGGGAGATTTGGACTATTTTGCAAAATATAACCTGTCGGTAGAATAAGTACTTAGATCGTATTTTAACCTAAAATACGCATTTCACCGCTAAGCATTCAACGCTCTGGAGTAATGATGAAATATATTCGATCAGGTTTATTTGCGCTGTGCGTCTGGATGCTGTCCGGCATGGCGCTGGCGAACCCGAATAACATTGTCATGGCCAGGAACCTGCATAACGACGCTCAACTCGCAGAGCGAGCCAGCATACCGGTATTAATCATTTTCACCAGCCCCGGCTGCGCCTATTGCGAACGCGTCATGCATAACTACCTCATCCCCATGCAACGCAATCGCGACTACGCCCGCAAAGTCCTGATCCGCCGTGTCGATATCAGCAGCGATAGCGCACTGACCGACTTTAACGGCAAAGTCACCACCGGCCAGCACTATGCCACAGCATTAAAAGTCAGACTAACCCCGACCATTATCGTCTTTACCCCGAATGGCGTGCCTGCAGCAGACCCGCTGGTCGGCCTTGGCCCGGAAGACTACTATGGCGGCTATCTGGATGCCGCGATTGATGCAGGCCTGGCGAAGATGCACCCTGCCGCGCATTGACGGCTTCAGCATAACGCAAATATTAGAAAGCGCCTTGATTGCAAAATCAAGGCGCTTTCTAATATCAACGGCTTTCAACATGCCGCCATTTGGTAAACAAACATCTAACGCCATACCCGACTTACAGCCCATTCCGATTCGGTAACGAATGTGTAACAAATGCTTACACATTGACACCACGCATACCCACTTACTGCATGTATATTTGAATCATGCCTTATCCAGTCAAAATCTGATCTGGCATGCATCAACCAGCAAACCTCAGGTCAGATTTAGTATTTGATATAGCACAATGTGTGCTGGCGTACGGACGAGACACGAGCGACAGACGACTATGCATCTTCTTGAGATCATAAGTATTTGCAGATTCACTTCATCGGTCAACATCCGAACTAACCACATACTGTTTGTCTGAAAAGTATCTTAAGTTGCACAAGCTGCCAAACGTCTTTGACGCATGGGTTTTGAAATAACAATTGATTAATATGATAGGGCTATTATGAACAAGATTAAAATTACTGTTGCAGTTACTACGATTTTTCTAGGTTTTTCCGGATTAAGCCATGGCGCTGACACAACCACGGAAAAAACGCCACTTAGCCAATCCACCATTAGCGTAGATAAAAACCTGATTCGCGATTCCGACAGCAAGGGATTGACTAACGCCAGTACTCGCCTTGAAACGAATCAGGATCGTATAGAAGCGCAGCAAACAGTACGCTCAGCAAAGCGTTTAGACAAAGCAAAACGCACGGACAAAACTGCTTACAAAGCTGAATTAAAAGCGGAAAAAGCTGCGCGTGCAGACAAAGTTGTTCACATTGATAAAGCTGTTCGTGTTGAGAAAGCAGAGCGTATCGAAAAAACTGAACGTCCAGACAAAGTTGAACGCCCGGAAAAAATCGAGCGTCCAGAAAGATCCGCTCCTGGTCGTTAATTAAGTCCATCTGCAAAGTGCCCATCCGAGGCACTTTGCAAGCTGCCATGAAGGCGACGATCTTGTACTTAAATGAACGTAACCTGAGCCAATTAGGCCGCTATGCAATTATTTTAGCAAATGCCGAAAAATATCTAAACGAGAGACTCTCACCATGCAAAAAAAAGTACAGAACATAGCTATTATCTCAATAGGTTTAATCAGCCTATGCGCACAGACAGTGTGGGCCGATGAACCAGGAAAATTCAGCGTAGCCACAGGGTTTGACTATAGCTCCGGAAAATACGGTACCAGCAGCAATACAGACATTTTATCTATACCGGTGATTGCCAAATATGAAGCTGATCGCTGGTCGCTCAAACTAACCGTTCCGTATGTGAGCGTCACGGGCGATGGCAGCGTGGTACCTGGTATTGGCAAAGCAAAAAACAGCACTTCCACCCAACGCACCACCGAATCCGGTCTTGGCGATATTGTGGCTGGCGCTACCTACAATCTTTATCAAAATAGTGCTGATGCGCTAGTGGTCGATTTTACCGGCAAGGTAAAATTTGGCACCGCAGATAAAAATAAAGGATTAGGCACCGGTGAGAACGATTATTCTGGCGAATTTAATGTCTACAAAGACATTGGCAAAATTACCGCCTTGGGAACAGTGGGTTACAAAGTTTACGGTGACACGAGTACGACACCACTAAACAATGTCTTTTTTGGCTCGGTCGGCGGTGTTTACAAACTGACATCGAACACGAGTGCCGGGGTAATTTACGATTTCCGACCTAAAATTTCGGATAGCGGCTCAAACCTGAGTGAAATGACTGCGTTTGTAAATCACAAAATTAGTCAGACTTTGAAAGCTCAAGGCTATCTGGTCAAAGGCTTTGCCAATGGAAGTCCCGACTACGGCATTGGCGGACTGGTAAGTTACGCATTCTAATAAACAGTGGTCAGTCTAAACGGGCATGGCTTGTTCACAAGCCCCCCGTTTAGTTAGCCTCCTTGGCAGTACATAGGCTTCACCCACTAAGAGCCGCAAGCAACCAAAAGTGATCACTCCGCTAGCAGCTCAAAGTCACTTTTGGTGACGCCGCAATCGGTACATACCCAGCTATCGGGGATGTCTTCAAAACGCGTTCCCGGCGCGATGCCTTCATCGGGGATGCCGAGCGCTTCGTCATAAACAAAATCGCAGATCATGCAGATCCATTTCTGCATTACAACTTCGGTACAGGTATTCATGATGCCTCCTGGTACGGCGTGAGCGACGCAAAAATGTTATCGAAAACGGCTGCCAGCTCGGTTGCCAGCTTATCCAGCTCGGCGTTGCCATAGGGTGCAAACACCTCGACCGGGCTGCGCATGGCGACATAAGTCTTGCCTTCGGCTTCGTACACGTGGATGCGCAGCGGGATGTCGATCCCGGCACGCTTGTCGGCCTGCCACACACGAATCGCGAAATCGGGGCGGAATACTTCCAGGATCTGGTCGGCGGGGACTGTCAGCCCGCGCCTGGCGGCATTGGCCTGACCGTTGATATGCGCGACCAGCCCCATCGGTACGGCCTGTATAGCCTCGCTGAGTTTGGCGACTGTGTTGTCCACATCCAGATTAACAGTAAACGTGAGCATTACTTTCCCTTCCTGTTCAGGCACTGCATGCGCAAGTGCCGGTGTCGATATCGTGCAATTCCTTGCGCAGGTGTTTGATCGCCGGCGTCACAATCGCAATGAAATAAGCTTCGCGTACCCGGCGCTGGGCGGCATTGCCGACCAGATACCCTTTGGCACCCAGATGCAACATCGCAGAATTAGCTGCCTTCAAAGACAGTTCGCTGCCAGCCAGGCGTATGGCGAGCGTTTCGCGTTCGTGATTGGCTGCGGGCATGGTATCGATTTTGTCTGCCAGACGGTAACACGCTGCCCGCGCTGCCAACAATGCGGATTCAACACTCTCGGCCTGATCATCAAGAAACCGGTTAACGTGGCCGTGAGTTTTATTGGAGCGCTTCATCATGCTCACGCACGCATCGACCAGACCCAGCCCCATGCCCATCTGCATCAGGATAAACGCCGCTTTGGTGCGTGAGCGGAACTGCACAAACTCACTAGGGTGCGACACCACCATTTCATTAGCAACAAACACATCCTTGAAATGACAGGCGAAAGTATTGGTGCCTTCCATCGCAATAAAGTGCGCGTTCTGGTTGAGCGTTAATCCGGGATGGTTACCCTTGACCAAAGCAATCATCAAGCCGGATTCATTGGCGACGTCAATGCCGACATGAAAATAGTGATCGATGCCGATATTGGATACCCAGGGCAGGGTGCCATTCACCAGATAGCCGCCTTCAACCCGCTTGGCCGTTAGCCGGTTGTCTTCGATGGCAACACAGGACTTCATCGCATTGGATTGCCCGGTACCGCCAAGCGCGGTGCCTTTGGCAATTAGCGGCAACACGTCGCGGCGGATGGCGAGATTGCTGCTGTTCTGCAGATACCAGGCGCAGGCTTGTTGCGCCCACACCAGAAAGCCGGTGGAGACACATTCTCGCGACACATCCTCGATCACCCGGATCGCATTCTTGAGGCCATAACCGGTACCGCCGGATTGCGGCGCAACCATCGCGCCAAAACCCCCGATCGCGCCCAGCCGGTGCAGGAATTCGCCGGGGTATTCGCCCTTGAGATCGATGTTCACCACATGCGGGCACAAATGGGTACGGATCAGCTCGCTGATACCGGGTAGCGATTCTGTGCTGTCTGTTTGCGGCTCTGACGTTAATATTTCGACTTGCATAATTACTCCTTGTGCACTGCCAGGCTGCCGCAAGCGGACAGCCGTCCTCAATCAAGCCAAAGCGACTGTGACACCGACCGGATTACGCATGGTATTGGCAACAGGCGACCAGTGGTTGGCATGCGCGACCAGATCTTCCAGCTCGCTGCGAGTGGCATCGCCTTCCAGATGAATCTTGACGCGGATATCGGTAAAGCCAAGCACTTTGCTGTCGGACAGATCGCCGACACCCCATACCGCGGTCACGTTGATGTCGCCTTCCAGTTCCAGCTCGATTTTGCTCAGAGTAATGCCGCGCGCTACGGCGTTGGCATGCAGGCCGACCGACAGACAGGAGCCGAGCGTTGCCAATACCGCTTCGGAAGGATTAGGCGCGGTGTCATCACCCAACAGATGTGGCGGCTCGTCGATAACGTGCGCTGGCAAATTGCGCACGTAGCTCAGATTACGGAATTTGCCTTCGCATACGGTTCTGGTTTTCAGGGTAACGACATTTTGCGGGTTGGCTTTGCCTTTTTCGGCGAGCGCTTCCAGCCCCACTTTATCGATCGGGGTTAATACGGTATTCATTTTCAGTACGGCGGCTTCCGGCATGATTAGCTCCTTATGCGGTGACAATAAATGTAAGTGACCAATTGGACACGTTGACACTATTGCAAGCACCATGCCAGGACCATAATAATTACATATCAATATGATTATTAATCATTTATTATAAAATTTGCAATTTTACTCATACCTGGCAAGCAAACAGATTGTTAACAATTTGTATAACAAGCCATGACTTGCACTCAAGTTATCCCTAACCGCTGGATACGATAATTCAGTTGGCGCAGAGTCATACCCAACTGCTGGGCTGCGCGTGATTTATTGCCGCTGCACATTGCCAGAGCCTGAATAATACCGGCGCGGTCGCTGCTTTGCACTGGCTGATAAGCCCGCAAACCGCCTGGCAAGGCGTCTTCCATTTCAGTAGCCGGATACCCGGCTGAATCATTCACTGTTTCACTGGCAATCACCGCTGCGGCTTCAGCTGCGCTGATTAGCCTGTTCTCCGACAGCAAAGCCAGACGCTCCAGCACATTACGCAACTGTCGCACATTGCCCGGCCAGCTGTAGGCGGCCAGCTGTTCCAGCGCATCGGGCGCAATATTGACGTTGCGCTGATAACTCTGATTGATCTGGTTCAGGTAATAGCGCACCAGATGGCGCACATCCTCGGGCCGTTCCTGTAAGGTAGGCAGCCGCACCGGTATCACGTTGATGCGGTAGAACAGATCGAGACGGAATTTGCCGCGACTGACCAGCTGCTGCAAATCCTGATTGGTGGCAGTGACGATACGCACATTGATCGCGCTCTCGCGGCGCGCACCGACGCGCTGTATGGTATTTTCCTGCAATACCCGCAACAATTTGACCTGCATCGCCAGCGGCATGTCGCCGATTTCATCCAGGAACAGGGTGCCGTTATTCGCCTGCTCGAAATAACCGGGGCGGCTGGTGGTTGCGCCGGTAAAAGCGCCTTTTTCATAACCAAACAACTCGGATTCGAACAGGTTTTCCGGAATTGCACCGCAGTTGACCTTGATAAAAGGAAAGTCGCGCCGCGCACTGGAAAGATGCAAGGCGCGTGCAAACAGCTCCTTTCCGGTGCCGGATTCGCCTAACAACAGCACCGTGGCATCGGTTTGCGCTACCTGCTCGATTTGTTTGAGCGCGCGCCGCAATGGCATCGATTCGCCAACGATACCGAAAGAACCCAGGCTCGATGGATTCTTGTTCAGAGCCCACTTCAGCTCCCTGTTTTCCGATTCCAGCCGTGCGGTACGCTCCTGTATATAACGGTTGAGCATAATCACCTGAGCAATCAGAGTGGCGGCAATTTTGAGCATCTGCAGATCCCGCGCCAAAGGCCGTGGCCGGTCGCGCAGGCGATGGACGCCAAGCACCCCCAGCACCTTGCCGCCCTGCTCGATGGGCAGCGCAATATACGATACAGTTTCATGCGGCAGCTGCTCCCGGGCTACGGTGCGGAATAGAAA from Sulfuriferula thiophila harbors:
- a CDS encoding uroporphyrinogen-III synthase, producing MSNGLNGKGILVTRPAQQAVELAERIVAANGKPVLFPVLEILDTADLAPLYELIDRLDAVDMAIFISPNAVNKAMNLIKSRRELPANLQIAAIGRGSSRELKHFGIDKIIAPTARFDSENLLEMPELQDVAGKHIVIFRGDGGREMLGDTLTERGAKIEYAECYRRSRPDVNAGNLMRQWSRNEINAVTITSSEGLRNLYDMLGKLGRQWLKTTPVFVPHERILSVVHELGLEHGILTESGDEGLIDGMTAWFAEHNG
- the hemC gene encoding hydroxymethylbilane synthase, with amino-acid sequence MWQAEFIAARLRELYPQMVVQILGMTTQGDQILDVSLSKIGGKGLFVKELETAMLEGRADIAVHSMKDVPMNLPEGFTLAAIGEREDPRDALVSNHYDSLDALPHGARVGTSSLRRESQLRARFPHLVIGALRGNVQTRLRKLDEGQYDAIILAAAGLKRLGLGARIRAELPPEQSLPAVGQGALGIECLADRADLIALLAPLNDADTADCVRAERGMSRTLGGSCQVPLGGYAEIVEGGLNLRGFVAEVDGSRIISGSVSGTRDQAEALGAALAEQLIAQGAGKILAELSL
- a CDS encoding thioredoxin family protein, whose protein sequence is MMKYIRSGLFALCVWMLSGMALANPNNIVMARNLHNDAQLAERASIPVLIIFTSPGCAYCERVMHNYLIPMQRNRDYARKVLIRRVDISSDSALTDFNGKVTTGQHYATALKVRLTPTIIVFTPNGVPAADPLVGLGPEDYYGGYLDAAIDAGLAKMHPAAH
- a CDS encoding transporter, whose product is MQKKVQNIAIISIGLISLCAQTVWADEPGKFSVATGFDYSSGKYGTSSNTDILSIPVIAKYEADRWSLKLTVPYVSVTGDGSVVPGIGKAKNSTSTQRTTESGLGDIVAGATYNLYQNSADALVVDFTGKVKFGTADKNKGLGTGENDYSGEFNVYKDIGKITALGTVGYKVYGDTSTTPLNNVFFGSVGGVYKLTSNTSAGVIYDFRPKISDSGSNLSEMTAFVNHKISQTLKAQGYLVKGFANGSPDYGIGGLVSYAF
- a CDS encoding rubredoxin produces the protein MNTCTEVVMQKWICMICDFVYDEALGIPDEGIAPGTRFEDIPDSWVCTDCGVTKSDFELLAE
- a CDS encoding DUF302 domain-containing protein, with product MLTFTVNLDVDNTVAKLSEAIQAVPMGLVAHINGQANAARRGLTVPADQILEVFRPDFAIRVWQADKRAGIDIPLRIHVYEAEGKTYVAMRSPVEVFAPYGNAELDKLATELAAVFDNIFASLTPYQEAS
- a CDS encoding acyl-CoA dehydrogenase family protein produces the protein MQVEILTSEPQTDSTESLPGISELIRTHLCPHVVNIDLKGEYPGEFLHRLGAIGGFGAMVAPQSGGTGYGLKNAIRVIEDVSRECVSTGFLVWAQQACAWYLQNSSNLAIRRDVLPLIAKGTALGGTGQSNAMKSCVAIEDNRLTAKRVEGGYLVNGTLPWVSNIGIDHYFHVGIDVANESGLMIALVKGNHPGLTLNQNAHFIAMEGTNTFACHFKDVFVANEMVVSHPSEFVQFRSRTKAAFILMQMGMGLGLVDACVSMMKRSNKTHGHVNRFLDDQAESVESALLAARAACYRLADKIDTMPAANHERETLAIRLAGSELSLKAANSAMLHLGAKGYLVGNAAQRRVREAYFIAIVTPAIKHLRKELHDIDTGTCACSA
- a CDS encoding OsmC family protein, giving the protein MPEAAVLKMNTVLTPIDKVGLEALAEKGKANPQNVVTLKTRTVCEGKFRNLSYVRNLPAHVIDEPPHLLGDDTAPNPSEAVLATLGSCLSVGLHANAVARGITLSKIELELEGDINVTAVWGVGDLSDSKVLGFTDIRVKIHLEGDATRSELEDLVAHANHWSPVANTMRNPVGVTVALA
- a CDS encoding sigma-54-dependent Fis family transcriptional regulator encodes the protein MLDAVINRTEPETLVDEELLVIREASALMGKSPDQHYVIREILHLLSELLGLNRGRVVLPDPESGVLRIAHAYGLSQTEIKRGQFLPGEGITGRVMQSGQMMIIQDIDSEPVFLFRTVAREQLPHETVSYIALPIEQGGKVLGVLGVHRLRDRPRPLARDLQMLKIAATLIAQVIMLNRYIQERTARLESENRELKWALNKNPSSLGSFGIVGESMPLRRALKQIEQVAQTDATVLLLGESGTGKELFARALHLSSARRDFPFIKVNCGAIPENLFESELFGYEKGAFTGATTSRPGYFEQANNGTLFLDEIGDMPLAMQVKLLRVLQENTIQRVGARRESAINVRIVTATNQDLQQLVSRGKFRLDLFYRINVIPVRLPTLQERPEDVRHLVRYYLNQINQSYQRNVNIAPDALEQLAAYSWPGNVRQLRNVLERLALLSENRLISAAEAAAVIASETVNDSAGYPATEMEDALPGGLRAYQPVQSSDRAGIIQALAMCSGNKSRAAQQLGMTLRQLNYRIQRLGIT